Genomic segment of Aliarcobacter trophiarum LMG 25534:
TGGTACTGTATGTGTTCTAAGTTTCATTTTTTACTTGCCAATGTTAATTTAGCTTCTAGCCATTCAAAAAATAAATCTCCACTTGTTTGAGCTTCTTTTTTATTTTTTTGACCCCCTATACGAACATCTTTTAATTGATAAAGGTATCTCTTAATATTATCTTCATCAATAAATTCTATAACATTTTGCATTTCTGAATAAACTGAACCGTCTTTACCTATAAAATATATTTTATTTTCTAATTCAACTTTTTGCATTTTTATATCCTTTTATAATATTTCAAGAGCAGAGTTATCAAAAACAATCTCTACAAATTTTTTAGAACTCTCTTGAGGAGTAATATGTCTTTTTACATTAAACTGTTTTAGATGTTTTATAGCTCCATAGTTATCTTTAGATAGTTTTATATCTCTTAAATGTAAAGAGTTTAAATCTAAATCAAGAGATTTTTTATCTTTTTGATATACTTTGTTTACTTCATAACAAACTCTTGAAGCATCAACAAATGCTCCAGCACCTCTAGTTTTACTTAATATATTATCTCCAGCTGGTTTATTTGAATGATGTAGAAATACAACAGATTTATTTGTTTCTTTGCACCAGTTCATAAATGGTTGCATAAATAATCTAGCTTGAGAGTTGTCATTTTCATCAGCTCCATAAAAAGCTAAAAGTGGGTCAAGTACAATTAAGTCATAATCTTTTAATTCTGCTTTTAATTGCTCAAACCTATAACTCATTTTATAAACACCTTTATCTCTTTCTAAAAGAGGTTGAGGAGCTGTATCAGTTGTAGTTATATTTTTAAATCTATCATCTAGTTTTGTATCAAGAATATCACTACAAACAGAGTTCATTCTATGTTTTACTATACTTTCTAAATCTTCACTAAGCCATAAAAATACTTTTTTATTTGGATTTTCTAAAATAAATTTTAGAGCTACTTGTACTACAATCCAAGTTTTTCCCGTTCCACCTTGTGCTGATATAATAGTTATAGTTCCAAGTGGAATAGGAAGCCAATTTTTTAGGTAAAATTCAGGCTCTTTTTCAACTACATCAAGAATACAATTCTTGTTAATTGTAAAAATATTATTAGTTCTTATTTCATCTTGTTTATCTTTTAAAAATTGAAATATCTCATCATTTGATAAGTTTTCATTTTCACTATTTTTTTTAAGTTCTAAAGATAAATTTTGAAATTGTCGTTTTAAACTATCATCTTTTATACATTTTACATATTTATAAATATCAGTTACAGGTGTTGCTGATAATATTTTTATAAGTATAGATTCATTGATTGGTTTTTTTAACTTTTTGATAATATAATCTTCATCTATGGGCATATCTTCACTATGTAAATTTAACATTGCTTCATAAATATCTTTATGGGGCAAAGAATAAAAATCATTAGGTTTTAGCTTTATAGATATATCTTCTATCAAAGATGGATTAAATAAGATACTTGATAATACAAGAGCTTCTGTTTGGCTTATTAAATCTGTTCTCATTTTTTTCTCCTAATATAATTGTTGTTGTAATAAACCTTTATTTTTATAATATAATTTGAATAATTCAGAATCTACATCATAATATTTTTTGATATTCATACTTTGCATAAATTCTTTAAGAGCTCTATTTTTAAAAAGTAAACTTAAAGCATTATTACTTAGTTTCATTTTTGGTAAATCTGCTTTAATACTATTTACTCTTTCGTACAAAATTTTGTATTCTTCTATGATGGTACAAAGAAGATTTAATTGGTTTTCACTCATTTGTAAATTCTCCTATTTGTTTAAACTAAATTGACCTCTAAAGTAAGGCTCTATTTTTTGTATTGTTCTATGACTAAATTTTTTATATGCTATAAGCTTTGCTTCTTCAAAATCTTTAGCTTTTACAACTGTTATATTTATGTGCTTTTCACTAAAATAAATTATTAAATCAAAATCTACCATCTGCTTATTCCTTTTTTATTTTTATATAAACCCGTTTCTTTTTTCTATATCTATATAGACCTTGTGATATTTTCTTAATTGTTTAACAAAATATCTCATCTTGAAATACAACTCTTGCAAAGTTGCTTTAAACTCTAAAATCTCATTTAATGAATATCTTTGAAAATCATCAATAATTAATTTTTCTATTCCTAAAAACTGATTTTTAAGTGAAAAATAACTCTCTAAAAAATCTTGTTTCTGTTTTTTTATAGCTTTATCTCTATTTTCTGCTCTCATCTATAACCTTATAAGTTTTTGATTAGTACAGGCTTGTAATATTTTTCTTCAAAATACTTATCATATTTAGCTACATAGCCATTTTTAAAGCCTAATTCATAAGAGCCTGTATTGTATGCACTAAGACTTTTTTGAACTCTAGTTATTGAACTATCCTTTTTACTAGTATCTTTATAAAAGTTATAAAAAATAGTGCTTGAAAGATAGATGTTTTTGCAAGGCTCTAAAGCATTTTCTAAAGTTGTGTTAAGCTGCTTAAAGTTATCACTATTAAGCTGCATATACCCAACATCAACACTAAATCCAGCATTTATATAGCTTTGTGCTATTGTTATAGCTTCATCTTTTGTTTTTGGAATAAAAGATATAAAGCTTTTTCCGTCTTTATTTACATTTACTGCATACGGATTTTTTGAACTCTCTTCTTGTACAATCATTTTTACTATTTTTGTTGGAACGATATGATTTTTACATTGCTCTATAAATAAAGTATCTATCATTTTTCTATATCCTTACCTTGAAAACTTTTATATTTTCCAGTTGGTTTAAATGTCTTTTTTTCACTATTTTGTGGTATAATAGGTTCACTTACAACAGATGAACTGTTCTTTTGAACCAGCCCGTCAAGACTTTGGGCTTGAGTGTAGGAATTGGGCGAACCTACCGTCTGTTGTTTGGCTTCTAATCTTTTAAATTCTGATATTTTTTTCTTATTTGCATGAAAAATTACATTTGTTCCATTATCATTTCTAATTGCAACATCACCCATTTTTTTATCATCAATTTTTTTAGCTGATAAAATTTCATTTTTTGATTTATATTTTGAAACACTAGGATTATCCATAATAATTTCAGGCTCACTTACTACTTTATTGATAGTATTTACAACATCTTTAGCATTTTCAAACATTTCAGGGTGTCTTTTTAAAAGAAGCTCAACATCTGCGATAGCTTCTTTTTCTCCTTTTAATGCTAGTGCTATTGCTCCAGCTATTTGGAATATTTCTAAATCACTCATTTTTTACCTTTGTGTATAAATTAAAAAAGCCCCAATTAAGGGGCTATATTTCGACTAAAATTAAGCATAATTAAATTGTATATATTATTTGTAAGGAGGTAATAGGAGATAGGAAAATTAGACTTTTGCCAATATGTTTTAAAATCTCTTTTGTATCATTTAGCTTTTTCTCAAAATATTCAAATTTCATAATCTCTCCATCTCTTTAAGATTATTAATAGATTTATCTTTTAACTTAAAGGCTTTTTTTTTACTAACAGTTTGTGTTAAAAAATCAGTCATATCAAAACCATTAAACAATTTTAATTTATATTTTTTAGCTTCATTTTCCCAATCCCAAGTTTTCACACTTTGAGCAACATCTTTTAATTGGTCTAACATTTTAAGAGTTCCCTCTTTTCCAGCCTTGTCATAGTCATAAGCGACTATGATTTTCAGGCCTGAAAATAGCTCTAAATGCTCTTTTGGAATATCATTATTTTCAGCTCCAAGTGTTACAGCTCTGTAACCATTACCAACCATATTTAAAACATCTTTTTCACCACCACATAAATACACTTCAATAGATTTATCTTTTCCATACTCTCTTAAATTTGCAAGATTAAAAGTTGTTCTACTTCTACCCTTAGAAAATAAAACTTTTGATAGTTTTATCTCTTTTCCATCATTACCAATAAAGGGCTTTGGATTTTTATTATATTTCCAAAGTGTTAAGATATTTCCATAATCATCTAATATCGGCATAATTAATCTATCAGATTGTTTTACATAACCAATTTGATATTTTTGTGCAATTTCTTTCTGTTTATTAAATTTTAAAGAAGGTAGAGTTTCATTTAAGAGCTCTTTATATCTATCAAAGTTCTCTATCCTTTGCTTTTCAAATTCTTTTATGTATTCTTTATTTATAAAACCATCTTTTCTTATTGTTTCTGAACAATATCCTTTATATGAATTAATAGAGGGCAATTCTAAGTTTAACAGCTTGTGAGCTTTTTCTCTTGCTTCAATAAAATTCATACGAGGATATTCAAGTTTTATAAAATCAATCAAATCCCCATGATTGCTTTTATTATCTTTAAATGGTGATGAAGTCCAACAACGAATTTTTCCATCTTTATATATTCTCATATCAGGAGTATTTGAACTCTTCCAATGAAAACTTCCATTTCTAAAGACTTCAAAACCAAGTGATGAAATTGCATTCATCACTTGTTCTTTATCTGCATCTAAAGCCATTATCTACCAAAACCATTTAAACTTTTAGCTTTTTGCTTAGGTTTAAAAGTTCTTTGTTTTTGGGGATTAGGGGGTATATTTGTTTTTTCTTTATATTTTTTCATTCTAAAGCCCTTTATATGATATAGAGATTATCTCTCTATATCTTGCTCTTTTGATTTTGATTTACTTTGTGGTTTAAAGGCTTTTTTTTTATCTTCACTACTTTTAGCTTTAGCATTTGGAGTTGTAGTTTTTTCAACTACATTTCCATTTTTATCTTGAACTTCAACAGGAATATCTTTTGATTTATTTTGTTCTTGATTTTTTAAAGTTTCTCTTCTAGCTTGAAGTTCAGCCATTGTTTCAATTTTTAGAGTATCTTTACCAATTGTTGCAACAGATTTTTCACCTGAATCATTTTCAAATTTAATCATATCTTGCAGTAAGTCTTTGTTTGATAATGTAACTCTTGCACCTAAATAAGCAGATTTATCAGTTGTATTTACTTTTATGCTATCAACAATTTTTTCAGCATTTCCTGATTTACTCATACTATAAAAGTATTTATCAGGTTCATTTGTATTTACTTTTTTGTTGAAGTAAATATACTCATCTTTGTTACTTTGTAAAGCTTTATCCATAGGGGCTAAAACAATATCTTCATTTTTGTTTTTATTTACAAAATAGTTTTTAAAACCATTTTCAGTATTTAAAGATAACATAACTGCACCTTTATCCATTCCAGCAACACTTGAAGCTTCTCTTACTATATCAAGTAAAGCTGTTGGTTTTTGTCTATCTTTTAAATTTCCATCTTTATCTTGATATTTTAAGCTGTTGTTCACTTGAACTGCTAATTTTGGGTTTTCCTCTTTTGTTAATTCTACAAATGCCATAATTTTCCTTTTTTGTTTATCATCGACTAATCATCGAGTTACTCTATAATCTAAAACTTTTTAAGCTTCACCAATCACTTTTTTATATTTATTTAATAAATTATTTTCACATATCACACCTCCATTTGAATAAAGATTTATTTAATTTTTTTAATTTGAGTTTGTTGGTAAACAACGATATTTAAGCAATATTTACCGAGTACTTTATTATTAATGTATTTTTATAAATTTTGGCTATTGTTTTATTGCACCAATTTTTAGGTATAAAAAAAGGTAAAGCTTTATAAAAGCCTTACCTTTAGTTATTAATAAGCCCAAAAGGGCTTATTGGGTATTAGTTTTTAAACCAACAAGTTTTTGAAAATGGAACTTTTTTGTAATATACTGTATAACCACCTGAATCACTATCACTATAATAAATAGTATGTTGTAAATTTGATGGTAAATTTCTATATTCTGAATATGAAATTTGCTGTAATTTAGAACTTAAATCCCATTCTAATTGAGTGTAAAATTCACCTGTACATTTATAAATAGGTCTTTTTATATCTGTATAAGAGTGATTATATAAAGAGTTACATTGACTTGGTACAGTTGGGTTTACTCTGTAAGCTGTATAATATTTACCTAAACTTTCATAACTATCAACTTCTATTCTTTGATTTAATGCTTCTGCTGTACATTCTCTACCATCAGTCATAGGTAAAACATTATCTCTTAAATCTGCGAATTTCTCATCTTTTTTATCAGCACCATCAACAGGACAAAGATTTAAAAAATTTTGTCTTGCTTTGATTGTATCTTGTGGTTTTTTAGCTTTGATACTAAAATACTTTTGAATACTCTCATTACATTCATCAGGTCTTTGTCCTGAACTTAAACACAAAATTGCTTCACAGGCTAATTTTGTATCACCTGTTAGCATATCAGATGGACTACTCGAATTATCTGAATTTTCTGAACTAAAAACAAAGCTACTCAATAAAAGAGTTAATGCAATTTTCTTAAACATTTTAATTTTCCTTTTTGTGATTTTAGATTGTGATTTTGAACTTGAAAAAATTGATCCACTAAAGATGGATTATATTTTTCAAGTTCTTTTGATTTAATACCTGGACCAATTAAAATTGGTCTATGTATTTTTAAGCTACATTCATTGTTTGAACTGGAATATCAATATTAGTTTCATTTAATTGGAGAATTTTTTCCCAATCTTTATGAGTTGGATTTTTTATATTTCTCATATATGGTGAAACTTGTCTAAATTTACTAATAAAATATTCATCGTTATAATAAAAGGCTTTATTACATAAAATTGGCTTTTGATAATTCATCATTAATAGAGCTTTACTTTGTGGTAACTCCATCAATTCTTGTGGTAGCATTAAGGCTCTTCTTTGTTCACTAACAGAATGCGAAGAGCTACCAGCTTCAAGCATTTTTCCGTGATTATATGATTTTGAAACTGCTTTATAAGTTGTATCACCCAATCTTTTAGATATTTTTTCGGCTTCTTCAAATTCATTAGGTGTATAATAAATCTTAACACCCATATTTTGAAGTAATGTATTTGCACCATCTTTCCCATAACCATCAGGTTTTTGTGCTTCAAGTTGTGATAAAGCTTGAAATATCATTAAAATTCTTAAATGGAAACCAGCAATATATGAAACACCTTTTTTAAGTATCGGCATATTTCCAATACTTGTAAACTCATCTAAGAGTAAAAGGCAAGTATATTTTAATTCAGGATTCTTTTGGGGTAACTCTTTAGTATTTACACTAAGTAACTGCGAAAAAAAGATATTTAAAATTGGTCTTGCGATTGCTAATTTATCAGGAGTAATACCTATAAAAATAGTCATTTTCTTTTTTCTTAAATCTCTTAAATCAAAATCACTTTTTGCTGTTGCTGTTGTAATTGGCTGATTTCTATAAATCATTAAAGGAGCATTGAAACTACTCATTACCCCTGATTTTGTATTTTGACTATCTATTGAGAAATAACTCTCTAATTTTTCTTTAGTTCCTTTAGAAACCAATTCTAAATGCTCTAAGTATTCAAAAGTTTCATCAAGACCTGAAATTTTTGTGTCCTCTTCTTCTTCCTCTTCATTTTGAATTGTTAGATTAAATCCAGCACTTAAATTCAATAAACCACACATTGACCATTCAAGGGAAAGCTCATTTTCTTTCAAAAATTCTTGACCTTTTTCGGTTAAAGCTAAATCCCTATAAAGATAAGCAAGTCCAATAAAAAGATTTTGTGCCAATTGATTAAAAAATACTGTTGTACTATCACCATCTGCTGGATAAAGCAAATTTACAAAATCTAGTAAATCATTATCCCTTGTTGTTTCATTCATTAAATCAATATATGTCAAAGGATTATATCTATGAGTTCTAAAGTCAAAAGGATTAAACAAATAAACTTCTTGACCTAAAATATCCCTACGATATTTGCTTGAAAAATCGAAACATTCTTGTTTAATGTCAAGAACAACACAACTTTCTTCCCATTCCATTAAATTTGGAATAACAATACCAACCCCTTTACCACTTCTTGTAGGAGCTCCTAAAGCTAAGAACTCACTACTTTTCCATTTTAATAGTTTTCCATTGTCTAATTTGCCAACAACTAAACCTTTATCTTGCAATAATCCCATCTTTTCAATTTCTTGTTTATTTGAGAATCTAGCTTCACCGTGTAGACTTTTTTTATTTTTACCAAAATACATTAAAAGACCAATTGCTATACTCCAAAAAGAGAAACAATAAAAAATTGACTCCCAAACTCTAGGATAATTTCTTGTTATAGACTTGTAAGTAAATGTTAAATCATAATTATTGGCTATCTGGCTAAAAAGATTAAAACTAAAATAACCGTTTAAAAAAAAGATTAAAAGACCACTTGAAAGGTAAGTGAAAAATAAAACAGAAAACAAAAAAAACAAAATACTTTTTTTATTCAGATTTTTCATTTTCAATACCTCTATAATAACCTTTGCTAAAATATCTTACACCATTTTTACATTTGATATGAATTACAACATCAATAACATCTTTTAGATTTTTCTCAATAATTTCATAAGGTAACTTTTGTCCTTGTGGATTTTGTAAAATCATCAAAGCAAGTCGTGTAAAAGCTCCTTTTGAACTATTTGCGTGAATTGATGTAATACTTCCACCGTGACCACTATTTAAAACATTCAAATAATCGTATGTTTCGCCACCTCTTAACTCTGCTAGAAGTATTCTATCAGGCTTCATTCTAAGACAACTTTTTAATAAAGTCGCACTTGTAACAGGGTCGCCCTCTTTAGCTTCACTTGGATAAAAGAGCTGAACAAAGTTCTTATGATTATGAAAAGTTATCTCTTCTGTATCTTCAATAGTGATTAATCTCTCTTCTAGTGGTATAAAATCAATTAAAGATTTCATAAATGTAGTTTTTCCACTTCCCGTAGCTCCAGCAATTACCAAATTTAAACCATATTTAACTGCTAGTGGTAAGAAAATAGCCCAATCCTCTTTTTTAAAAGAAGCTTCAAGCAATTGTTCATCACTAAAATTAGGGTCATAAACATAGTTATAATCTTTAATTAAACCTTGCTTTTTAAAATCTTCAAAGGTATATCTTACTTTTGATGGTTTTCTTATAGTTACTGATACTTTACCTTTTTTTGTTGCTGGTGAGATAATAACCTGAACTCTCTCACCATCATTTAAACTAGCACTTAATATCGGTTTATTTGCTTTTAAAACATCTTCTTTAAAACTTGCAAGTGGAGTTCCAAAAGACATCATTTCAGAATTGCTTATCTCTCTTTTATCTTCACTCCATATTCCTTGACTGTTTTGTGTCCAAATACTTCCATCACCATTAAAACAAATTTCATTTATACTATCATCTTCTAAATATTTACTAAATAATTGTTTAGTTTTTATTTCTAAAGACCTTGATTTATTTTCTGTATCTTTATTCATTTTTTACTTCTTTGTTAATTTATATACTTGTGAAAAATCAACATCACGATTTACATAAACACCAACTAAATCACCGTGTTGTTTATAAACAGTTGGTTTGATATTTATGAATTTTTCAAGAGCAATTGAAGCGATGTTTGAAGCATTATCCCTTGAATTTTCAGTATAATCAATTTGAGTACCTGAATTATTATTTGATTTATTGCTAGTAAGTTCAGAAGCTAAAACATTGAATAAATCATCAACTGCTGATAGCATTATTGAACTTCCAAATCTCATTAACCATTTATGGTCGATTTCACCCTCTAAACCAGCACCACCCAGTTCATCACTAGCACCACTATTAAGAGGAATTCTTAAATGTTGTGGAGTTCTTACCTCTTGCCATACTACAAAATATCTTGATGTTCCATCGTTTGCTTGGTCGCCTTTATAAGTTCCAAAAAGCTTAGAGCCTTTTTCAATCAATAAAACATTTCCATTTGAAGAATAAACATTTTGGCTAATTGTACAAGATGTACTTCCAGCAATTGCAGAAACAAATCTTGTATCAAGAGAACAACCAATATAACTACCTTTTGGTAAAAGTAAATCAGGATTAAATTCATTTAATTTAGCAACCATTGGGCTATAAGTATCACCACTAAAATCTGCTCCACCACTTCCTTGTTGTTTATTGAAATTTTGCTCCATTTGTAAAAAATGTGCTTTTTGTTTTTCTAAATCATCAATTTGTGAATCATAAACTGTACTCTTACTATTTGTACCTGTTTTCCCACCACCATTTTGATTATTAACCATCGTTCCTGATGTACCCTTAATAATTTGTGGTTTTGGAGGAGTAACTTTTGAAACTGCTGAAAAAATATCCTCTTCTTCTGCCTGAAAAGGATTTTGCTGTTCTTGATTTGTTGCAAAAGGGTTTTGTTGTGGCTCTTCTTTAGGTAAATCAACTTTTTTAAAGCTTTTAACATTTGTTGCTTCAACCTCTTTAACATCTTTTTCCTCTTTTCCACCTAAAACATTTTTAAGTAAAGTAACAATAATTAAAAGAATAATTATTGCTCCAATTATCATACCAACATAAAATTGGATTTTTTTAACAGTTGAATTTTTATTTCCAACTAAATCAGTATTTGAAGAGTTATTGCCAAAATTTGGATTTTGAAAATTATGATTTACTTGATTTTCCTGTTGGTATTGATTTTCTTCATTGTGATTATTTTCCTGATTATTTTGCATTTATCACCTCTCTTTTGATTAATGGTGAATTTGTTGTTTTTGGCTCTTCAAGAGTATTAACTCCAAAGCTCTTATTTAAAATTCCAACAATTCTTTTTCCACTTCTTAAAACAATCTGTTTAGCTGTTTTTTGAATAACTAAAACATCATAATTTCCCTCTTTTTTAATATGATTATTTAA
This window contains:
- a CDS encoding AAA family ATPase, giving the protein MRTDLISQTEALVLSSILFNPSLIEDISIKLKPNDFYSLPHKDIYEAMLNLHSEDMPIDEDYIIKKLKKPINESILIKILSATPVTDIYKYVKCIKDDSLKRQFQNLSLELKKNSENENLSNDEIFQFLKDKQDEIRTNNIFTINKNCILDVVEKEPEFYLKNWLPIPLGTITIISAQGGTGKTWIVVQVALKFILENPNKKVFLWLSEDLESIVKHRMNSVCSDILDTKLDDRFKNITTTDTAPQPLLERDKGVYKMSYRFEQLKAELKDYDLIVLDPLLAFYGADENDNSQARLFMQPFMNWCKETNKSVVFLHHSNKPAGDNILSKTRGAGAFVDASRVCYEVNKVYQKDKKSLDLDLNSLHLRDIKLSKDNYGAIKHLKQFNVKRHITPQESSKKFVEIVFDNSALEIL
- a CDS encoding lytic transglycosylase domain-containing protein — protein: MIDTLFIEQCKNHIVPTKIVKMIVQEESSKNPYAVNVNKDGKSFISFIPKTKDEAITIAQSYINAGFSVDVGYMQLNSDNFKQLNTTLENALEPCKNIYLSSTIFYNFYKDTSKKDSSITRVQKSLSAYNTGSYELGFKNGYVAKYDKYFEEKYYKPVLIKNL
- a CDS encoding toprim domain-containing protein is translated as MALDADKEQVMNAISSLGFEVFRNGSFHWKSSNTPDMRIYKDGKIRCWTSSPFKDNKSNHGDLIDFIKLEYPRMNFIEAREKAHKLLNLELPSINSYKGYCSETIRKDGFINKEYIKEFEKQRIENFDRYKELLNETLPSLKFNKQKEIAQKYQIGYVKQSDRLIMPILDDYGNILTLWKYNKNPKPFIGNDGKEIKLSKVLFSKGRSRTTFNLANLREYGKDKSIEVYLCGGEKDVLNMVGNGYRAVTLGAENNDIPKEHLELFSGLKIIVAYDYDKAGKEGTLKMLDQLKDVAQSVKTWDWENEAKKYKLKLFNGFDMTDFLTQTVSKKKAFKLKDKSINNLKEMERL
- a CDS encoding TrbM/KikA/MpfK family conjugal transfer protein yields the protein MFKKIALTLLLSSFVFSSENSDNSSSPSDMLTGDTKLACEAILCLSSGQRPDECNESIQKYFSIKAKKPQDTIKARQNFLNLCPVDGADKKDEKFADLRDNVLPMTDGRECTAEALNQRIEVDSYESLGKYYTAYRVNPTVPSQCNSLYNHSYTDIKRPIYKCTGEFYTQLEWDLSSKLQQISYSEYRNLPSNLQHTIYYSDSDSGGYTVYYKKVPFSKTCWFKN
- a CDS encoding type IV secretory system conjugative DNA transfer family protein; the encoded protein is MKNLNKKSILFFLFSVLFFTYLSSGLLIFFLNGYFSFNLFSQIANNYDLTFTYKSITRNYPRVWESIFYCFSFWSIAIGLLMYFGKNKKSLHGEARFSNKQEIEKMGLLQDKGLVVGKLDNGKLLKWKSSEFLALGAPTRSGKGVGIVIPNLMEWEESCVVLDIKQECFDFSSKYRRDILGQEVYLFNPFDFRTHRYNPLTYIDLMNETTRDNDLLDFVNLLYPADGDSTTVFFNQLAQNLFIGLAYLYRDLALTEKGQEFLKENELSLEWSMCGLLNLSAGFNLTIQNEEEEEEDTKISGLDETFEYLEHLELVSKGTKEKLESYFSIDSQNTKSGVMSSFNAPLMIYRNQPITTATAKSDFDLRDLRKKKMTIFIGITPDKLAIARPILNIFFSQLLSVNTKELPQKNPELKYTCLLLLDEFTSIGNMPILKKGVSYIAGFHLRILMIFQALSQLEAQKPDGYGKDGANTLLQNMGVKIYYTPNEFEEAEKISKRLGDTTYKAVSKSYNHGKMLEAGSSSHSVSEQRRALMLPQELMELPQSKALLMMNYQKPILCNKAFYYNDEYFISKFRQVSPYMRNIKNPTHKDWEKILQLNETNIDIPVQTMNVA
- the virB11 gene encoding P-type DNA transfer ATPase VirB11 translates to MNKDTENKSRSLEIKTKQLFSKYLEDDSINEICFNGDGSIWTQNSQGIWSEDKREISNSEMMSFGTPLASFKEDVLKANKPILSASLNDGERVQVIISPATKKGKVSVTIRKPSKVRYTFEDFKKQGLIKDYNYVYDPNFSDEQLLEASFKKEDWAIFLPLAVKYGLNLVIAGATGSGKTTFMKSLIDFIPLEERLITIEDTEEITFHNHKNFVQLFYPSEAKEGDPVTSATLLKSCLRMKPDRILLAELRGGETYDYLNVLNSGHGGSITSIHANSSKGAFTRLALMILQNPQGQKLPYEIIEKNLKDVIDVVIHIKCKNGVRYFSKGYYRGIENEKSE
- the virB10 gene encoding type IV secretion system protein VirB10 is translated as MQNNQENNHNEENQYQQENQVNHNFQNPNFGNNSSNTDLVGNKNSTVKKIQFYVGMIIGAIIILLIIVTLLKNVLGGKEEKDVKEVEATNVKSFKKVDLPKEEPQQNPFATNQEQQNPFQAEEEDIFSAVSKVTPPKPQIIKGTSGTMVNNQNGGGKTGTNSKSTVYDSQIDDLEKQKAHFLQMEQNFNKQQGSGGADFSGDTYSPMVAKLNEFNPDLLLPKGSYIGCSLDTRFVSAIAGSTSCTISQNVYSSNGNVLLIEKGSKLFGTYKGDQANDGTSRYFVVWQEVRTPQHLRIPLNSGASDELGGAGLEGEIDHKWLMRFGSSIMLSAVDDLFNVLASELTSNKSNNNSGTQIDYTENSRDNASNIASIALEKFINIKPTVYKQHGDLVGVYVNRDVDFSQVYKLTKK